The window ACGAACGCCGACCTGGTGATCGGGCAGAAGGGGGTCGTCGTCTCGCCGGTAGACAATATCCTGGAAAAAGGACGCGTTCTGGCGAACGGCCTTGAATGGGCGGCGCGCAGCGCTGACGGGACGAAGCTCGATAAGGGGGCAGTCGTCCTTGTCAAAGAATTGCGCGGCGTAAAGCTGATCGTGGAAAAGGTTTCTGATAAAGAGGAGGAAAATTAAATGCTTTCAACGATATTTCTGACATTCATCGTATTTGTGCTGATAATGATCGTCATGGCCAACGTCCGCATCGTGCCGCAGGGCAGCGTCTACGTTGTGGAACGGCTTGGGACCTACCTCTGCACCTGGGGCGCGGGGCTGCATGTCAAACTGCCCTTTGTGGACCGTATCGCGAATAAGGTCTCGATCAAGGAGCAGGTGGTGGATTTTGTGCCGCAGTCGGTCATCACCAAGGATAATGTTACGATGCAGATAGACACGGTGGTATTCTTCCAGGTGACGGACGCCAAGATGCTTACCTACGGTGTGGAATATCCGCTCTCGGCGATAGAGAACCTCACCGCGACCACGCTGAGAAACATAATCGGCTCTCTGGAACTCGACCACACCCTGACCTCAAGAGACCAAATAAACTCCACCATTACGGAGACGCTTGACAAGGCCACCGATAAATGGGGCATCAAGGTCAACCGGGTGGAGGTCAAAAACATCGTGCCGCCGCAGGAGATCATGGCGGCGATGGAACGCCAGATGAAGGCCGAACGTGAGAAACGTGAATCGATACTGCTCGCAGAGGGAGAAAAGCAGAGCAAAATCCTCATCGCCGAGGGTGAAAAAGAGTCGGCGATACTGCGCGCCGACGCCGTCAAAGAGCAGAAGATACGCGAGGCGGCCGGCGAAGCGGAGGCTATCCTCGCAGTACAGCGTGCGGTAGCAGACAGTATCAAAATGCTCAACGAATCGGCCCCCTCCAAAGAGGTGGTGGCCCTCAAGAGCCTGGAAGCCTTCGGCAAGGCCGCAGACGGACAGGCGACAAAGATCATCATCCCCTCGGAGATACAGGGACTCGCGGGGCTTGCCGCCTCGCTCAAAGAGCTGGTCAAAGAAGACCCCAAAGAGGCAAAGTAAGGCGGGCGAAATTATTTTTTAGATATAAAGGAATCCGATCTCGGCGGCCCTCTGTTTAGCGGCTGCCGAGAATTTTTTATTTAAAAATGTAACTATTTCAGTCATCGGTATTTCTACCGTTCTTTTCCTAAATAAAATGGCTATGCTTTGTGTAGTATTCGTGGTATGCAAATATAGGAAAATTTCTCGTTAAAGTATTCATTTGGGGGATACTTGAGGAGTTTTGTGTGTGCCCGCGGAGGCTGTTCAGTTTTTTAGTACAAATAACTTTAATGGGGGAATATCTTCATGAAGACCGGACGTTCTTTATCCGTTCTGTTGGTTGCTTTTGCCTTGCTGTTGTCTTTTTCTGTCTGTGGGTTTGCGGCGGGGGAGGGTGATTTATTGATTTCAGATGCAGACGGTCTCCGGGCCTTTGCGAAGGAAGTCAATGAAAATCAAAATTCATACGAGGGCAAAGTTGTTAAGCTCACGGCCGATATTGATTTGGCAAACGAGCCGTGGACGCCAGTGGGGAGCAATAGCGGTTCCTTTAAGGGAACATTTGATGGGCAAGGATATGCTATAACTGGTATGTACGTGGACGCTCCTTTTAATAATAGGGCTGGTTTTTTTGGTCTGATAGATAACGCCGTTGTAAAGAATCTCACGGTATCTGGCGATATAAAAGCATCAGCAAACAACATTGGTATTATTGTAGGAAATGTCTCGTGGGATGGTGGCAGCAGGATTGAAAATTGCAGAGCAGTTGGTTCGATATTAAATGAAGCAACTGGCAACAACATTAACATCGGCGGGATCATAGGAACTTCTCAAGCTGGTGGTGCGGAAATATACATAATAAATTGCATTTCGGAAGTGAACATTACAACTGGCAATTTAAAGTGTGGTGGAATTGTAGGTTTCTCTGAAAATACTTATATACTTAATTCCTACAGTTCTGGACAAATTAAAATTAATGTTGAAGCAGGGGCAAGGAATGCTGGTTATGGTGGAATTGCAGGTTACGCAAACGATAATGTACAGGTAATTAACTGTGTGTCGTCTGTGAAATTTGACACAGAAACAGATTACGTGGGCGGTATAGTGGGAAACTGTAACAAGAAGATCTCTATATTTAATTGCGTTTCTGGTTCCGAAGTTGAAGGCCGGAATAATCTTGGCGGTATATCTGGCAATCAGCAAAACGTGGACTGTTCAATAAGAAATTGCGCAGTAGTTGGTAATGTCAAGTCAGTCACAGGCGGAAGATATCCGGATGTGGGTGCTATATCAGGAAATGATGCCGGTGCGATAGCTAATTGTGGCTGGCTAAAGAGTGTGGCAGCGAAAGCTGTAGGTGGGGGGGATACTAGCAACCAAGGCACGGATATCTCAAATTTTAGTGATTTGTCTAACGTAGTCTGCGCCTACACCGTGGACCCTGCCTCCCTCTCATTTAATAGGGAAGCAGGCATAGCTAATCCTCTCTTTCGTACCTGGCCCGGCAATGATCCATCGGCGGTCTTAAATTGGAGCTCCAGCGATGTTCCCGGCGTCACCTTAACGCAGGATGGTGATAATAACACCGTAATCTCGGCGACGAAAAAGGGCGTATTCAATGTCGGTGCCTCCCTGACACTCACCGCCACAAAGTTTGGGAAAAGCGACGTCTTACCTTTGCGTTTGGCCGGCGATACCGCCGACACTTCCTCCAATCCGTTATTGGCCCCGGCGCTTTCCGCCGCCGTCAGGGTCACGAGCGACATTACACGCGTAAAATCAATAAAGATAACAAACGCTCCGCAGTCGCTGAAAGAGGGTGAGGCCTTTAATCTCATCTGCGAAGTGCTGCCGGAGGACGCTACAAATAAAGATCTCGTCTGGAGCAGCAGCAATAATAAGGTGGCGGCGGTCACGGGGCAGAGTGGGGAGATCACGGCGCTTTTGGCGGGTGAGACGGTGATAACCGTGGAGGCGAGGGACGGCAGCGGCATACGCGATCAGTTTACCCTCACGGTGAAAAAAGATTATCTCTCCAACCCGAAGCCGGAACGGCCGGCGGTGAAGACCGATACGGCGGCGCTCTCCAAGCCTGAATACTACGGAGAGAGCGAAATAGAGGAATTGGCGAAGGCCATCAGCATGGATAAGAGCCTGTTGACGGCCAAGGAGGACGGCAGCGTAATTTTGCGCCAGGATGTTGTCGGCGGGGCGCTCGAATCTGTGAAAAAAGAGAACCCCGGCCTTTACTACGAGAGCGTGATGCCGGTGCCTCTCATCAAGGCGGCCTGCGGTTCAGCCGAGAGCGGCCGGATTATCGCCTTTGGTTTTACGGTGAGCGGGGATAACTTCGGCAAGGCGGACAGCGCGCGGGATATTAAGGTGATGAAGGTGCTTCCGGACGGCAGGGGCGTGCTTTTCAAGGCCATCGGCGAAGAACGCGAGATCGAAGACCGCAGCTGTGCCCTTTATAAGGACGGCGAAATATACAGCGGTCCGGTGATGCCGGAAGAGAATTATGTCCTGACTCTCTTTATAAAAGACGGCGGGGAGTTCGACCTTGACGGCGCGGAAAATGGCTCTGTCATAGACCCGCTGGTGGTGCTGAAGGCGAAGGAGGCCCCCGCGCGTGAGAGTTCGTCTGGCGGCGGCTGCAGCGCCGGGTTTGGCGGAGCCGCGCTTCTCGCGCTAGCGGCGCTGCCGGTACTGCTGCGCGGACGGCGCCGGAGGTAATTTGAGAAGATAATAACAGCCCGCGGCCTGATGACAGATGCCGCGGGCGTTTTTGTATTTTTTAAGTTATCTCCTGCCGAGCGCTTTCTCGATCAGGTCGCCCGCGACGTTTACGATATCCTTCGGCGTGCCGAAGGGCGGGGCGTAGCAGAGTTCGATGCGCGTCAGGTCGTGCGCTGTTGCGCGCATACGGATGGCCGTTGCCATCACGTCGCAGCGTTTGTCCACGCCGTCCAGTCCGGTAAGCTGTGCGCCCAGTATCCTCCCCGTGCCTTTTTCAAAGACCACCTTCATGAATATCTCCTCGGCTCCGGGGTAATAACCGGCGTGCGAGGGGTATTCGAGGCTTACGCTGCCGCAGTCTATGTTGTGGCGGCGCGCCTTCTCCTCATTGATACCAGTGCAGGCCGCCGTCATGCCGAATATTTTCAGGATGCCGCTGCCCTGCGCGCCGTCGTAACGGCTGTCGCCGCCGAGGATATTTTCCGCCGCGACGCGCCCCTGCCTGCTGGCGGGGCCGGCGAGCGGGACAAAATCCGCTTCGCCGGTGACGAAGTTTGTCACCTGTACGGCGTCGCCGACGGCGTAGATGTTGGGATCGGAGGTGCGCATACCCGCGTCGGTGATTATCGAGCCTTTTTTGTTCATCTCCAGCCCCGCCGCCTGCGCGAGGCCGGTGTCAGGGCGCACGCCCGCGGCGAGGATCACCATGTCGGCGCTCCTTCTCTCAGGACACATCTGCACCGCGAGACCTCCCTCATCGTCGATGCGCCTTACCTGGCAGCCTATCTGTACGCCGACGCCGTTGTTTTCGATATGGCGCTGGACGCGCGCCGCCACATCCGTGTCGAAGGGGGCCATCAGCTTGTTGCCCATCTCGACTATGAATGTGTCTATATCCCTTTTTTTGAGGTTCTCGGCGCACTCCAGGCCGATATAGCCGCCGCCGATGACGACGGCCTTTTTTACGCCGCGCTCGGTTATCCAGCTCTTAATAGCCTTTGCGTCGCCGAGGCTTCTGAGGGTGAATACTCCCGGCAGCGCCGCCCCCGGGAACGGCGCGCGGTAGGGTTCCGCGCCGGTGGCGATCAGCAGCTTGTCATAGCTCTCAGTGTACCGTTTTCCGTGAGACTCGACGGTTACGTTCTTATTTTTACGGTCTATCGCGGTGACGCGGCTCTCCACCCGTACCTCCGCGCCATGTCTTTCTTTGAACTCCTCCGGTGTGAAGGGAGTCAGAGAGGAGGCGTCCTTTATTTCATCGCCGATGAAATATGGAAGGCCTCAGGTTCCCAATGAAATGAAGGGCCCCTTCTCAAACATCACCACCCTGGCTTCCTTTGACAGTGAACCGATACGCGCGGCGGCTGTGGCTCCTCCGGCCACGCCCCCGATGATCACAATTTTCATATACTACCGCCTCCGCCGCCGCGCCATGACGCGCGGCGCAAGATATAAACAATGTAGCCGATCTCCGCCCATTTTAGTGTGCCTCCCGCGTTACGCAACTGAAAAAGGAGGGATATGGGTGCGTGAAAACACGTAACGGCGGCAAATACCCGCCGGCTCTGAATCAGCGTCAGCTCCAAACTCTCTTACCGCATAATAGCATACGGCGCCGCCAAAGCGTATGACCGGTTTTGCCGGTCGTTACAAATATCTCTGCGATGTCCTGTCGGGCATTTTTGTGAATAACATCTTTATTGCCGCTATCTGCCAATATATTCAAGGATGGGGTTAACAAAAATAAAATCTTATTATATAATGTCCAGACATTAATCATCGTCCGTGGTCCCTGACGGATAATTGTGGAGCACCACAGTGGGATCACGGTGATATAGAGCCGACCGTCTGGGCAGCATTCCTTTTCGATGCTGCCCTTTTTCGTGTTTTACATGAAAAAGGGCGCAGGGAAGGAATGTTTTTATTATGAACGGGAGGAAAGCTGTATGAGAGAGGAATGGCAGGGTTTTCGCGAGGGGAGATGGCTGGAGGCCGTCGATGTGAGGGATTTTATCCAAACAAATTACCGGCCTTATGAGGAGGGCGCGGAGTTTCTCTGCGGCCCGACGGAGCGCACGGAAGCCCTCATGAAAAAACTTGAACATCTTTTTGACCTTGAACGGCAGTTTGGCGGCGTGCTGGATATCGATACGCAGACGGTGACCTCGCTGACAAATTACCGCGCCGGGTATCTGGACAAGGAGCGGGAGATCATCGTCGGCCTGCAGACAGACAGGCCGCTGCGCCGCGGCGTCAACCCCTTCGGCGGCATCGCGATGACGCGCAAGGCCTGCGAAGCCTACGGCTATTCGCTGTCGGACAAGGTGGAGAGGGAGTTTCAATACCGCACGACACATAACGACGGCGTATTTCGTGTCTATTCCGATGAGATCAAGACAGCGCGTCACTGCGGCATTATTACGGGACTGCCCGATTCTTACGGGCGCGGGCGCATCATCGGCGATTACCGCCGCGTCGCGCTTTACGGCGTGGACCGCCTTATAGAAGAAAAGAGGAGAGACAAGGCGCGCATCGCGGCTGCGGGCGTGATGCTGCAGGATAACATCCGGCTGCTTGAGGAGCTTTATCAGCAGATAAATTTCCTCGGCAAGCTCAAGGAGATGGCCTCCCTTTACGGCTTCGACATCTCCCAACCGGCGGCGAACGCCCGCGAGGCCGTACAGTGGCTCTATTTCGCCTATCTCGGCGCGATCAAGGAGCAGAACGGCGCGGCGATGTCCATCGGGCGCGTTTCGACCTTCCTCGATATTTATTTCGAGCGTGACCTGGCGCGGGGACGGCTTGACGAGCGCGGCGCGCAGGAGATAATGGATGATTTTGTGATGAAGCTGCGCATGGCGCGTCATCTGCGTACGCCGGAGTATAACGAGCTCTTTGCGGGCGATCCGATGTGGATAACGGAGGCCCTTGGCGGCGTGGGCGAGGACGGACGTACGCTGGTTACAAAAAATACCTACCGTATGCTCAACACCCTCTATAATCTGGGGCCGTCCGCCGAACCGAATCTCACGGTGTTGTGGTCGGAGGCGCTGCCGGAGGCCTTTAAACGCTTCGCGGCGAAGGTCTCCTGCGATACCGACGCGATACAGTACGAGAACGACGACCTCATGAGGCCGGTCTACGGCGACGATTACGCGATCGCCTGCTGTGTCTCGGCGATGCGGGTGGGTAAGGAGATGCAGTTCTTCGGCGCGCGCGCCAATCTCGTGAAGCTGATGCTGATGAGCCTCAACGGCGGGCGCGACGAGAAGAGCGGCGAGCAGGTCGGCCCCGCGCACGCGCCGTATGAGGGAGAGATCCTTGAATATGACAAGGTGCTGGCGCTGATGGATCTTTACCGCCCGTGGCTTGCCGGGACCTATGTTTCGGCGATGAATATGATCCACTATATGCACGACAAATATGCCTACGAAAAGACGCAGATGGCGCTGCACGACACCGAGGTGCACCGCTATATGGCCTTTGGCGCGGCGGGACTCTCCGTGCTTGCCGATTCGCTGTCGGCGATAAAGTACGCGAAGGTGCGTGCGGTACGCGGCGAAGACGGGCTTATCACCGATTTTATCACCGAGGGCGATTACCCTGCCTTTGGCAACGACGACGACCGGGTCGACGCCATCGCGCGCGAACAGATAGAGCTGTTTCTCAACGAGCTGAAAAAGAACCCAGCCTACCGTGGGGCGGAACACACGCTGTCGATCCTCACGATAACCTCGAATGTAGTCTACGGAAAAAAGACCGGCTCGACGCCTGACGGGCGCATGGCCGGCGAGCCGTTTGCGCCGGGTGCGAACCCGATGCACAACCGCGAGAAGAACGGGGCGCTGGCCTCGTTGAACTCCGTCGCCAAGCTGTCTTACGCGGCCTGCCGTGACGGCATCTCCAACACCTTCTCGATCATCCCCGAGGCGCTGGGCCATTCTCAGGATGAACGGCTCGGCAACATGGTATCGGTGCTTGACGGTTATTTCGCGCAGGGAGCGCACCACCTCAACGTCAACGTGCTGAACCGCGAGACGCTCTGCGAGGCGATGAAATATCCGGAGAAATATCCGAACCTCACGATCCGCGTCTCCGGCTATGCCGTGAACTTCCATAAACTCTCGCGCGCGCAGCAGCGTGAGGTGGTCTCGCGCACCTTCCACGGCGTCATGTAGGATGAAGGGGCGCGTCTGCGGTTTTCAGAGCATGGGAGCGGTCGACGGTCCCGGCCTGCGCTGCGTGGTATTCGCGCAGGGGTGTCCGCTGCGCTGCGCTTACTGCCATAATCCGGAGAGCTGGGCGGCGGACGGCGGATATGCGGTCTCCGTGGATGAGCTGGCCGCGAAGATCGAACGGCTGCGCCCCTACATTATCAAAAATGGCGGCGTCACGCTCTCCGGAGGCGAGCCTCTTATGCAGCCGGATTTTGCGGCGGCGCTGTTTCGTGAGCTGAAGGCGCGCGGCTGTCACACGGCGCTTGACACCTCGGGGGCCTGCGGAACGCGCGGCGCGGCGGAGGTGCTGCGCTGTACCGACCTTGTGATCTGCGACATAAAATTCACGACGGAGGAGGACTACGCCAGATACTGCGGCGGCTCGCTCGCGCCGGTGATGGAGTTCCTCGCGCTGACGGCGGAGATGAAAAAACCGCTGTGGCTGCGGCAGGTGATCGTGCCCGAGATAAACGACGGGGCGGCGGAGGCGGCGCGCCTTGGCGAACTGGCGCGCGGCTTCGCCAATCTGGAGCGCCTCGAACTGCTGCCCTTCAGAAAAATATGCGCCGCGAAGTACGAAAAACTGGGTATCGCCTTTCCGTTGAAGGATTATCCCGAATGTCCAACGGAGCGGATCGCGGAGCTGCAGAGGGCAGCCGGTATCCGGCGGCCATAAATATCTTATGCCGAGGCCCCGCCTATCGGCAATACTACGATTTGACTAAAGTTGTTCAAACAGGTATAATGCCTCTCGAGGTGAGAATAGTGCCGGAAGACAAGACAGTTGCCCAGAATCGAAAGGCAAGGCATGAGTATTTCATCATAGACTCCTTTGAGACTGGCATCGTTTTGTCGGGGACTGAAATAAAGTCCATCCGCGAGGGCAGGGCCAATCTTAAGGATGGTTTTGCCTCCGTAGAGGGCGGCGAGCTATGGCTTCACAACGTCCATATCTCTCCCTATGAGAAAGGTACTATCTACAACAAAGACCCGCTGCGTCCGCGCAAGCTGCTCGTCCACAAGACGGAGATACGCAGGCTGCTCGAAAAGACGCGCGAAAAGGGCTTCACACTCGTCCCTCTCAAGATATACTTAAAAGAGGGAAAGCGGGCCAAAGTTGAGCTTGCCGTGGCAAAGGGCAAGCAGCTCCATGACAAACGCGACAGTGCCGCCGAACGCGACGCCGCGCGTGAAATAGAGAGAGCAGTCCGCCGCAAAGGCCGCGGCGAAGACTATTAACTGAACACCGGAACGCGGCTTACGAAAGCGGCCCGGCGTTTTGCACCATCCGTACCACCCACTGGGGACGACAGGTTTCGACAGCAGATGGAGGGTCGGAGGGAGCGTGCCGAGGATGGGGAATCCTCGTTAATCCGGCTCCAAAACAATAATTGTCGAAGACAATTACGCACTCGCTGCTTAGTTAAGCAGCGCGCTCTCCGGGACTTCCGCCGTCGGGTCCCGCTAGAGCGTCACAAAGATGGCTGGGATTGCGGCAGAGCTTTTCGGCTGACGTCCGAGATTCAGGAAAGGCTAGGGAAAGAGTATCCTGTCTGTGGGAGCCTCCAACCCGAAATTTAAAGCATAGACTACGCACGTAGCGCCCTCCAGGTCGGCCTCTGTTGGACCGGGGTTCGATTCCCCGCGTCTCCACCAGACATTATTATCAAGCCCCCGCAAGGGGGCTTGTTTCGTTTTTCAAGCCTTCTCAAAGTATTGTTGAATACTGTATAATACTGGAAAATTCGTGGTTTGGGGTATTGTGTGCTTTCTCATTTTGTCTCATGTAAAATCAAGCCTAATCACGAAGAAATTGTACTATAAACTTCTTAAAGTTGTACTAAAACGAAATTTATAGTACAAGGGAGGTCGAGATAGGATGTTGACGGAGATTTCCGTGCGTGATATGAAGCCGCGCGACGTTCGCTATATGAAGGCTGACGGCAAGGGGCTTTATCTGGAGGTTGTTCCGGCTGGACAAAAGTATTGGTGGCTGCGTTTAACCATGGATAAAAAAACTAAGAAGTTTATGTTGGGAAAGTGGCCCGACCTTTCCGTGAAGGAGGCCCGCGAGGCCTGCGCTTTGAAGAAGCGGGAGATCGGTATCGCCTCCGGGCTTGACGTGCCTGATGTTAGGTTTGGCGAGCTGGCTGAGGAATGGTATAAAACGCGCATTTTGCCGCAGTCTGAGAATTATAGCCGGACTGTCCGCATGAGGCTGGATAAGTACGTCCTGCCGCGGTTTAAGGATAGGCCGGCGGCTTTTATAAAGGGTAAAGAGATTCTTGCTCTTTGTAAGGAGATCGAGCAGGAGGGGTATATCGAGACGGCGCATCGGGTGCTGGATATTTTTGCGGCGGCGTTTCAGTTCGGGATTCCTACCGGTATTGTCGCGGCCGATCCTACCGCCGGTCTTTCCGTCAATCTAATGCCTGTACGGAGCGCGCATTTCGCCGCGCTGACTGACAGGCGGGATGTGGCGGAGCTTATGCGCGGAATAAGGTATTATAGGCAGCGGCGGGTGCGCAACGCGCTTTTTTTCAGCGCTTATACTTTCTGCCGTCCAGGGGAGGTTAGAGGCGCGTTGTGGCATGAGTTAGACCTGTTGCGCTGCGAGTGGCGCATCCCTGCGGAGCGCATGAAGGGCAAAAGGGAGCACGTCGTGCCGCTGTCACGGCAGGCTGTCGAGATATTAAAAGACGAAAGGCTGCTGCTTGACGAGGATGGCAATAAGTCGGAGTTCGTCTTTCCCTCGGAGCGGTCACCGCTGCGGCCGATGTCGGAGAATACGGTGCGGGTAGCTATCCGCTCTATCGGCTTTGGAGCTGACAAGATGACGGCGCACGGTTTCCGGCATATGGCCTCAACAATTCTCAATGAGTCCGGGCTATGGTCGCCGGACGCGATTGAGATGCAGCTTGCACATTACGCCGGCGGGGTGCGCGAGGTTTATAACCAGGCGAAGTATATGCCGGAGCGAGTGAGGATGATGCAGTGGTATGCGGATGAGCTGGATGGGCTGAGGGATGAGGGATAGTAGGCGGATGGTCTATTGGGTGAGCGTAGGTCTTCATGCAGGTACACACATCTTACGCCTATGAGTTAAGTGCGGCTGGTGGTACTTGAAACTGGAGAAGCATTTTAGATGATTGTGACAATAAATGTGTGCAATGAAAATAAATGGGCGTTGAGAAATATATCAGCGTCCAATGATCTTTAAGTGTCTTGCTATGCTCTGTGCTATCACTCTACCCAGTTCCACAGGAACGGCATTGCCGATTTGTCTGCCTAAAATTTTAGTGACATACTTTCCACCGGGTTTTACAAATTGATAATCCATCGGAAATGTTTGGAAGAGAGCGGCCTCGCGCAAGGAGATTGCCCTATCCTGTTCGGGATGCCCAAATCTCCCGTTACCATATCCGAAGCATAAAGTCGTCATCGTCGGAGAAGGCTCGTCCCACGACATTCTGCCATAGACGGAGGCGAAAGTCGCGCCGCTCGTCTTTTTATGACATTCTGCGATTATAGAGTCGGGCCAGTCGCGCCACGTACCTCCTGGCTTCGACGCTTTGATTCTGCTCAGATTCTTAGCTTCCAGCCTAGCGCATCGATGCAGCGGATCGTCCTGCGACGTCTCGCCGGCTTTTAAGGGCGGCAGTGCGCTTATTGCGTCTCTCACTGTTTTATAATCCGCAGGTGTTTTGCACGTCGGTGGGATGAGGTCTATCGCTGCGTATTTGGATCCGAGGACCACCAAGCGTTTTCTATGTTGCGGTATCCCATATTCTTCACAATTTACAATAAATTCAGTGACATAATATCCCGCTTCTAGCAGAGATTCTTTAAAATCCGATAAGACTTTCCCTTTATCAAAAACTTTCAGCGCCGGAACGTTCTCCATGGAAAAGACATCGGGAGAGACTTCTTTAATCAGCTCTGAAAACTTATACAGCAGCCGCCATTTGCCGTCTTTTTTCCTATCGTC is drawn from Cloacibacillus porcorum and contains these coding sequences:
- a CDS encoding SPFH domain-containing protein codes for the protein MLSTIFLTFIVFVLIMIVMANVRIVPQGSVYVVERLGTYLCTWGAGLHVKLPFVDRIANKVSIKEQVVDFVPQSVITKDNVTMQIDTVVFFQVTDAKMLTYGVEYPLSAIENLTATTLRNIIGSLELDHTLTSRDQINSTITETLDKATDKWGIKVNRVEVKNIVPPQEIMAAMERQMKAEREKRESILLAEGEKQSKILIAEGEKESAILRADAVKEQKIREAAGEAEAILAVQRAVADSIKMLNESAPSKEVVALKSLEAFGKAADGQATKIIIPSEIQGLAGLAASLKELVKEDPKEAK
- a CDS encoding Ig-like domain-containing protein — protein: MSNVVCAYTVDPASLSFNREAGIANPLFRTWPGNDPSAVLNWSSSDVPGVTLTQDGDNNTVISATKKGVFNVGASLTLTATKFGKSDVLPLRLAGDTADTSSNPLLAPALSAAVRVTSDITRVKSIKITNAPQSLKEGEAFNLICEVLPEDATNKDLVWSSSNNKVAAVTGQSGEITALLAGETVITVEARDGSGIRDQFTLTVKKDYLSNPKPERPAVKTDTAALSKPEYYGESEIEELAKAISMDKSLLTAKEDGSVILRQDVVGGALESVKKENPGLYYESVMPVPLIKAACGSAESGRIIAFGFTVSGDNFGKADSARDIKVMKVLPDGRGVLFKAIGEEREIEDRSCALYKDGEIYSGPVMPEENYVLTLFIKDGGEFDLDGAENGSVIDPLVVLKAKEAPARESSSGGGCSAGFGGAALLALAALPVLLRGRRRR
- a CDS encoding FAD-dependent oxidoreductase, with product MGDEIKDASSLTPFTPEEFKERHGAEVRVESRVTAIDRKNKNVTVESHGKRYTESYDKLLIATGAEPYRAPFPGAALPGVFTLRSLGDAKAIKSWITERGVKKAVVIGGGYIGLECAENLKKRDIDTFIVEMGNKLMAPFDTDVAARVQRHIENNGVGVQIGCQVRRIDDEGGLAVQMCPERRSADMVILAAGVRPDTGLAQAAGLEMNKKGSIITDAGMRTSDPNIYAVGDAVQVTNFVTGEADFVPLAGPASRQGRVAAENILGGDSRYDGAQGSGILKIFGMTAACTGINEEKARRHNIDCGSVSLEYPSHAGYYPGAEEIFMKVVFEKGTGRILGAQLTGLDGVDKRCDVMATAIRMRATAHDLTRIELCYAPPFGTPKDIVNVAGDLIEKALGRR
- a CDS encoding FAD-dependent pyridine nucleotide-disulfide oxidoreductase — its product is MKIVIIGGVAGGATAAARIGSLSKEARVVMFEKGPFISLGT
- the pflB gene encoding formate C-acetyltransferase, translated to MREEWQGFREGRWLEAVDVRDFIQTNYRPYEEGAEFLCGPTERTEALMKKLEHLFDLERQFGGVLDIDTQTVTSLTNYRAGYLDKEREIIVGLQTDRPLRRGVNPFGGIAMTRKACEAYGYSLSDKVEREFQYRTTHNDGVFRVYSDEIKTARHCGIITGLPDSYGRGRIIGDYRRVALYGVDRLIEEKRRDKARIAAAGVMLQDNIRLLEELYQQINFLGKLKEMASLYGFDISQPAANAREAVQWLYFAYLGAIKEQNGAAMSIGRVSTFLDIYFERDLARGRLDERGAQEIMDDFVMKLRMARHLRTPEYNELFAGDPMWITEALGGVGEDGRTLVTKNTYRMLNTLYNLGPSAEPNLTVLWSEALPEAFKRFAAKVSCDTDAIQYENDDLMRPVYGDDYAIACCVSAMRVGKEMQFFGARANLVKLMLMSLNGGRDEKSGEQVGPAHAPYEGEILEYDKVLALMDLYRPWLAGTYVSAMNMIHYMHDKYAYEKTQMALHDTEVHRYMAFGAAGLSVLADSLSAIKYAKVRAVRGEDGLITDFITEGDYPAFGNDDDRVDAIAREQIELFLNELKKNPAYRGAEHTLSILTITSNVVYGKKTGSTPDGRMAGEPFAPGANPMHNREKNGALASLNSVAKLSYAACRDGISNTFSIIPEALGHSQDERLGNMVSVLDGYFAQGAHHLNVNVLNRETLCEAMKYPEKYPNLTIRVSGYAVNFHKLSRAQQREVVSRTFHGVM
- the pflA gene encoding pyruvate formate-lyase-activating protein, with translation MKGRVCGFQSMGAVDGPGLRCVVFAQGCPLRCAYCHNPESWAADGGYAVSVDELAAKIERLRPYIIKNGGVTLSGGEPLMQPDFAAALFRELKARGCHTALDTSGACGTRGAAEVLRCTDLVICDIKFTTEEDYARYCGGSLAPVMEFLALTAEMKKPLWLRQVIVPEINDGAAEAARLGELARGFANLERLELLPFRKICAAKYEKLGIAFPLKDYPECPTERIAELQRAAGIRRP
- the smpB gene encoding SsrA-binding protein SmpB: MPLEVRIVPEDKTVAQNRKARHEYFIIDSFETGIVLSGTEIKSIREGRANLKDGFASVEGGELWLHNVHISPYEKGTIYNKDPLRPRKLLVHKTEIRRLLEKTREKGFTLVPLKIYLKEGKRAKVELAVAKGKQLHDKRDSAAERDAAREIERAVRRKGRGEDY
- a CDS encoding tyrosine-type recombinase/integrase produces the protein MLTEISVRDMKPRDVRYMKADGKGLYLEVVPAGQKYWWLRLTMDKKTKKFMLGKWPDLSVKEAREACALKKREIGIASGLDVPDVRFGELAEEWYKTRILPQSENYSRTVRMRLDKYVLPRFKDRPAAFIKGKEILALCKEIEQEGYIETAHRVLDIFAAAFQFGIPTGIVAADPTAGLSVNLMPVRSAHFAALTDRRDVAELMRGIRYYRQRRVRNALFFSAYTFCRPGEVRGALWHELDLLRCEWRIPAERMKGKREHVVPLSRQAVEILKDERLLLDEDGNKSEFVFPSERSPLRPMSENTVRVAIRSIGFGADKMTAHGFRHMASTILNESGLWSPDAIEMQLAHYAGGVREVYNQAKYMPERVRMMQWYADELDGLRDEG
- a CDS encoding DNA cytosine methyltransferase, with protein sequence MCIVKRTAVVDVFCGAGGLTHGFIKEGFNITAGIDFDGTCQFPFEFNNHAVFLKEDVMKLKSDTIKGYLKDTNIKILIGCAPCQPFSTYNNADDRKKDGKWRLLYKFSELIKEVSPDVFSMENVPALKVFDKGKVLSDFKESLLEAGYYVTEFIVNCEEYGIPQHRKRLVVLGSKYAAIDLIPPTCKTPADYKTVRDAISALPPLKAGETSQDDPLHRCARLEAKNLSRIKASKPGGTWRDWPDSIIAECHKKTSGATFASVYGRMSWDEPSPTMTTLCFGYGNGRFGHPEQDRAISLREAALFQTFPMDYQFVKPGGKYVTKILGRQIGNAVPVELGRVIAQSIARHLKIIGR